From the Trifolium pratense cultivar HEN17-A07 linkage group LG4, ARS_RC_1.1, whole genome shotgun sequence genome, the window TTATCAGAATGTGATTGCGTCCGATGTTGCTCCTCTTCTGTTCCGGTGAGGGGGGGGTTGTATACATGCAGGCACTCTAATGCTCAAGTCAGTGATTTGGGTGAAGCAAGGTTTTCAGTAAGTAAGAATACGTACCTGACTCCACTACGAGTATATATTGATGGATattttcgcaagtgcacgactTAATCGTTCAAGTAGTAATTCAAGATATCGTTCCCACGAGGATTGTGTCAATTCACGCAATAGCAATCGTATCTAAACACTTATAAAACTGTAAACACATAATTTGGGGGTAGTTTTAGCAAAACTATTTCGAAAGTTGTTCAAAGATTAAAGAAACGATTGGAAATCCTTCGGATCCTTTACTTCGCATGCAACAACGCAACTTCATACACAATCGAATTGATCAAGTTCACTTAAGATAGAATTACAACTAATTGAGTTCAATCTCTTGAATCTCAATTCTCTCAATCGATCACAAATCCCCAATCTCTTagttgatttgtgattaattgaGGTTTTTAACACATAATTCCATAATCATAATTGGTAATACCTAATCTCTTAAGCATTATCAATTATGCAAACATTCCTAGTTTAACAATCAATTCATATCCTCATATCAAATTAATCATAAAAATCATCACATCAATGGCCAAGAAATGTGAAGCATTAAGCATAAAGAATGTTTGATTAAGTAGAACTTGATTCAATTACAACCATGAACAAAATTTCATTGGAGAGTTGAAGTAAATTCACCTAAGATCTACAATCTGTGGAGTCTAGTGACTCATCCTAAGCATCAAATCCACTGAGGTAGGTGAAGATCTCTTCCACTCCATCATCTCAGCAAGAATATTCACTTGAAACAGGTCGAAAATCGCAGATCACGCTTTAGATTCAGTTCTTTGGAAAAAATTCCGAACCAGAACAACTCAgactttgttttcttttataagCTCTCGCAcctgcgccatgcgcagccCTTCTGCGCCACAGCGCAGCCAACAGGGAAAATGCATCTTCTGAAAAACCTTGCATTGCGCCATGCGCAGGCCCACTGCGCCATGGCGCAACCAACAGATAAATCTTGTTTCTTGCATTCTTGAATTGCGCCATGTGCAGCTCTTCTGCGACATGGTCACAGTCCCTCGGTGCCATGTGCAATGCTCCTGCGCCACGACGTAGGTTTATATCCAAAACTCCATTTTTGCTTGCACAACACTCCAACTTCAAAATGGCTCTTTATCCACTGATTGTGATCAAGTTTCTTACATTATTACCTAGATTTTGCCTTAAATTGCTCAAATAACATGTAAAGATGAGGATTCATCATATATAGCCCCCAACGCCGGGCCAATAcccttgatggccattaatacCATCAAGTGGCTTCCGGAAAACGGTTGAAGAGCCATGATTAACAGTTAATCATTCTGGTGGTCGGTCGTTACGGTATGCAAAGATATCGCGACGTTGACCAGAGTTGGTCTTCGTGGACTGCTCCCAATTTGGGCTTTGCTCGACGGTCTGAAAGGAGATTTATTCAGTTATTGGAGTACTCaaggcccagtccagaacagtaAGAgacttaaaattaaaaaaaaaaaagtctgatttttttagtaacaaATTTTAAATCGGATTTGTATATGGTTAAAAGCTAAATCATTTTAAATGTggtcaataaattttaaaaatatattttaaatcagGTGAACcaattttaatatgtttttcaAATCGGATGACATTCGACTTAAAAGCAAAAAAGTTACTAAATTGACCGGAATTAAATCAGACTCTCAACTGATTTATAAAGCCATTTTCAACCTATATAAGCACTTTTTGTACTAGTAATAAGGGATGTAGTGAGGGATGGTTCTGACCTTCTAGATAGAATTTTTacttataccaaaaaaaaaaaaaaaaaaagaatttttactATTAATAAAATGTTCAAAAAAACTAAGTACTCTAATTAATCGACAAATGTCACACTTGCCATAAAATTATGTTTCCTTTGTTACGAGgggaatgttaacttgtgtccttaaggcacatgttaagaaagcaaaaatagaaattattaaatgctaatttgtgcattttgacttttgaagtattaaatttcttatatcattaaatgttgaatttctattttggtatatcttaacatgtgccctgggcacatgttaacaagacccttgtTATAATTATAATGAATAAATACATgacaattaattatattttgcaGTTAATCGTCACCTACTTCAACGATGGGGATCCAACCAACTCCATACACATAGAAAAGTAACctactactccctccgatccttaaTATAGTATATTCATAAATTCAAGAGTCTCGTCAAAGTGATTTAGTATTCACAAGAATGTCTCAACGGTATTCCGCATTTacaaaatattctaacattgtCACATCAAAGAGTAAGACCCGGGTAGTTTATCAATTTGTATATATAATGTTCAACTTTTTATCCTCGTAGAAAAAGAACCTTATCAAAACTAAATGaatcacattatatatagtGATACAAATTTTCAAGAACCAAAAGAGAATAATCTAATAGAGGGTTACAAATTTTCATTGAGTGTTATTTTTCCTATAGAAAAACAacttttgattaattaaatggGTTCCTCAGAACCAAAATCCAAGACTAGTTGCTGCAGAACTTGCATATTGGTAACTCTAATTTCTTGGATACTTGTTGCTCTTATTCTTTTGGTATTAGCTTTTACAGTCTTTAAACCACAGAACCCAATTGTAAATCTCTACCCAATTGGTCTTAAAGATATGCAATTTTTCGACCCGAATGTAAAAAGTGTACCAATGCACATGATAATCTCAATTAAGAATCCAAATTATGGAGATTTCAAGACCAAAAATGCTACCGGTTATATTCATTATAAACACACTCTTCTAGCCAAAGTACCTATTGGACCGAAGTTCCTCCCTGCGCGTACGACGACTAATGTGAGCGCGACTGCTGGTCTTATGAGTGGACAATTGTTATCTAATGATGCTTTTTTGAAAGACATTGAAGATGAGATTTTCAATATGACAGCATCGACAACACTTAACGGGAAAGTGTATTTGATTCGTATTTTTAAGCTTAAGGCTATGGTTGATATCGCTTGTGAAATCAAGCTTAATATAACTTCCATGGATACTGATTCCTTATGCATTACTAATATGAAGGTGTGAGTGATTGTTGGTTTTCAATTGGTGGTTTTTATTGAGATTGTAATTTCGACTATTACGTACTTGTGTACGTACGTAGTTGAAGAATATACGCAGAATAAGTGAAAACGCGGAAACATTGatcatttcaaaataaaaagtgaaaGTAAACAAGTAAAATTCTCTTTCTCGGAAAGAAGGTAAGGATCCAGGAGTAATGTTAACTTTATGTATGTTGTTATGAATTATTACGAGTGGCCGATTTTTATTGTTGTCCACTTATCTATATGTATTTTATAAATAGGACTTACATTGTTATGTACACTTGAAAGAAATAATACAATATACTCTCATCTTCTTGTTCTCGATTGATCTTTCGCCCTTCACTGACTTATTTGTGTCCTATATAATATTTGTTCTTGTTTGTTCTTAATATTACTTGTGTtgtgaaaagagagaaataaaaaataaaaaatgaagaggtaataatgagagagaaaaataGATAAAAGAGATATCGACCTAAAAGAGCATGGAGGACAAAAGAGAAGAGCAAGAGATAATTCAAATCTAATTTTTGGTCGGGACTAAATAGAGAAGTAAATCGTGAGGCTTCAATTAGCTgcaaatcttataaaaaatttctctcTTGGATCCCAATGCTATGTTGCAGCTAATTGCAACAAATCAACCACAGTTATCCTTTTCTCCACCTTTAACCATCGAGATTTTCTTTTACCACCTTATTTATTTCTCGTGCACCCTAATATTTTTATCCTTCCGCTATTTAAATAGTGGAggtaataaaaatgaaaaatttataaatttcgtccgttatttaagtagcgaacattacaaaaaaaattgatagtgcGTCTTTGGAGGATATATCCACTATTAACACGAatattttggtaaattcgtAAGGTGCCCGTGTTGAACTATATAGAGTTAGGCTCATTAGCTAGTTAGTATATAAGATAGAAGTTGTACTCATTTGTGATTTGACATATTCATTTGTATCAATTCTATTAGTTTCATTATAAATTTCTCAAACTTTTCTCTCCTTTTACTCTGATATCATGaatcttaacatggtatcagagagAAAATGGTATGTGCCAAAGAAATTCTCTCAACCATTATCTTTAAATTTATGATTTAAGGCTcgttagatttttattttttttgttaaatgggCCTGATCCCATttgcttttttttcttccagTCTTGTATTTATTTGGACTTGTCTTTCCTTTCTATTTTCGAACAGCAAAAGATAATATATTaatcaaagaaaagagaaagtTAGGGATCAGTGCTAATGTTAACAtactcaatataaaaatatttttgagttGCTTAACATTAACATGTGTACTAAGTATAAatgttagcaagaccctaaaagaaaagatgaaaTAGAACAAGGGACGGATCTATGTAATGGCCTAACAAATACTTTTGATGCGAATAAAATTTAACCACCAAAAATAAATCATCCGTCCCTGAATAGAGCATAAGAGATACTATAAGTAGTACTCACACCACCCAAGCAACACAACATTAATTTATCTAAACAcaacattaattttttgaaatccatttaaggggttgatctctcccaacaaatatttCTCCATAACACCGGCCAAGTTTTTTATGATTTAACTTATACTCTCTTGTGTTTTAatcaaaagttaaataatttgataatgaacattatttttaattgtgtttaattaaaaaaaaagactccCCCCCCCCTCCCCTCTTTCTTGTGTTTTCTCACTAATTTTAGTTTCCAAAGTGAACTTTCATTCTTCTTGTTGGTTCTTCTATTGATTTATTTGGCTCTTCGGTTTGACTAACTCTCTTTGTATTGATTTCTCCTCTTTCTCTATGGTTCCTTCTTTTTTATTGCTTCACTCATTATCGGTTATTCTGTTTGATTGTTTCTCCTATTGATTCTTCTGTTTGATTGTTGCCCTCTCACTATTGGCTTTTTGATGTTTTGAGATTTTAATATTAAGTGTGttcattttttgtttgacaaactttCGATGTTTTTGGTTAATGCATTGTGAGTTTGAGtgtaggtgttagataataatattattggGCTTTAGATATTGAACTTATGGTTTTAAGTTAGTAGTTTAGTCATTTTAGATTTGCTATATAtattctctatatatatatatgttataacCCTTATTTTCTTATGCAACGTATGTTTATAAGGGAGAACAATCTTCTTTTTACAGACCGATTTTGTAAGACCGAGTTAGTCTCCACTAACAATTCTAAGATGAGAGATTAGTCTTTGCAATTGTGTGTGGataatattgattaaaaaaataaattaaaatatatgtatagaaaTACATAGAAATAGTCATGTGTGAAGAGATTGACCATGGATCGCAATGACTTGAACTGGTCTTACCTCATGGAATATTAAGAAGGGAGGTTGAACCTCCATTGTCAATTTTGAGCTTGAGTTAGACCTTTGATCTACCACCCCATCCCCATTACAAAAATCACATCATTAGCGGTTGTTAATTATGTGATTGGGTACCTAACTAGTGATGTTAATCATATTAGCCAAGTGGTTCAGACTAATTGTCTTTTTAAACAACTAGCcaattttttccaattttaattcAACAGCAACACATGTTTATTTGACGTAATGCATTTGAATTTTCCTATTCCTTCATCTATTATTAGTCTAATCTATaccatataaattaattaagtgTTAATTAGATATTGGTGTGGCATGTGATTATAAGGAGATCGTTATCAACTGTTTCATCCCTTTTTGGTAGTATATGATCTTTGATTGAGATAGACGAATTAAGAGAAAATTGCACCTTCAAATTGTATGGGTTTGCATAAATTGGATTTCTAAAGAATGTTTAAGGGTGGACCTTTACAATTTTAACGTgtcgtttgattcgtaaaataaTAAGAACTGAACAGAATAGTacaggacagaacaagataatacaggataggataaaattgtaccggagagatataggtcgataatatttttatattcgaaaataaaatgggtattttcatattttttatagttgtactgtggacaaaaagttgtctcgcggttcagtgagggacaaaaaatcttgtttttgtcgtgtcccttgctacctaatttgtcttCTCCAGGGTACAAAAAATCATAagcagtttcaaatcaaacagggtacaacaaaagttgtcttCTCCAGTCTCCTGTTTTTTAGCGAATCAAACgcacaaattttataaaattaaaataagaatgtttcttttaaaaaatagatagTGAAGGTCATCTAATAGAATGTTTCTTTTagatcaaaaaaatatataagccGGCCGATTTAAATAATTATAgataaacaatattatttttttatttatttttgacaaaaatataacaatatgatttataatttttttttcttagattGTGAGATTCCGGGTTCGAATCCGGGTCACGAtgtccgacctaacaattttgatatttttatcagtTAAGCTATGACTTATGAGACTGATTTATAATATGTTTGTTGTTGTAtaataagattattttctttttaacattaactttatctttaattttctttttaagtatATTTAACAAGTGCCCCGAAGACACAGTTTAACactcataaaaataatattatgtcTCATGAGTTTAACTCAATTAACATGACATTGGATTATAGCGGGTCGATGTTCGAACCCTAGTCATCTCAGTTATTTACTTTAAGAGTAAAATTTCTGcccactagactacttaaaaaaaattattatatatagacTATACCGAGTTTAGGTGTATAGTAATTTATTCTTCTTATTAATACAATGattattagtcaaaaaaaataattacaaaacatgctttttcaaaaaacttgGGTCGTATATCTAGTTTATTCTCACACAGCAGCAGCCCCCTCTTCCTATACTTTACTTTATTCTTATTGTGCATCTATCAAGGAGCGATAGTTTTAGGGTTAATTTTTTACCCAAAATCACCCTTctagattgttttttttttttttttaaataagtgattattcacatatttgcttcttcgtttttttttttaagtttgtcgTCGTCTTGTGTGGCGTTGTGTTTGTGGTCGTCTTGTGTGACGTTGTGTTtgtcgtcgtcttgtgcggcgtTTATTGGTTTTTCATTGTAGTTCGGTGTTtcgttgattcaaattgacatatCTACCTCAACTCATTACAGATCTAATGAAGACTTTGACGTCAACATTGCAGATTCGAGAGTATTTGTTTGTAGGCACTTTCATGATGTCATTGTATGCTATTAATCTAGGTGCTGCAAGTTTGTTTGTAGATTCCTCacctttttcagtttttagctattttgaatttgtaatgatctttgtgttttcaatttgaatgaatgaatacatttttttagtcaaaatatatatataaatataagtcGTGTTACATTTTAGACTTTAAAAAGTATTtgtatcatttaaaaaaatgtcatattaACATGTGCACTAAAGACACATTTTAAGGtcctaaatatagaaaatttcatttaatgttagaattttttttttaatgtttaagaagttaaatgcacaaatttcaatatattatttctacttttgcctttgatgcacatgttaacattttcctaaaatTAGGGTCTCATTTCTACAATTTTGTGTCTACCATCTCTTTACTCAATCACTCAAAGTAAATTTATTTGCCACTTGCATTTGATGTGGACCTCCGAGATGAATCATTCCTTCATTGTATTTGAGATTGTGATCCTTTTAGTTGTCATTGGAATCACATTAATTTTAACAATTTGGACTTCTTCTCAAATCTGGATGCGTACGATTGGCTCAAGCTGGGTGCCTCAAGTTCGCAGGCTCTCATTTTCTCGGTTGGTGTCAGGTGGTCTTGGAGCTACGTTATCtaggtgcgggtacggtacccaAAACAGGTACCGGTTCGGGGTACggcatttttagaaaaattaatgtatgtgTATGAGCATAAATTAAGGTACGGGTATGTACCTAGTACTAGTGCAGGTACGTACCTGATACTGATACTCTCCCTCAAATGGAATACACGTGCATCATAGCCCATAATTGTGTTTTTCTTTCCACATTACATTAATTTGTTAGAATCTTATATAGTACTCCTTTTCTTTATAGTGAAATTAATTTCTATAGAGggaaatgaaaaggaaaaaaaagaaaaaatctttCAAGAACAAATTGTAATGAACACTAATTTATCAACATTTtaactatatattatatgtacTTGGTATTATACAAATTATGATATTGATCATACTCACaagtagagagagagagagagagagagagagagagagagagagagagagagagagagagagagagagagagagagagaataataTCAGTCATGATCATCACCCCATATAATTAACCAACAAAGACAAAGGAACCAAGCAAAGCCCTCTTTGCTTCAAATCTGTGCTATCAATATTCTTTTcattaaattcaaattcatgCATATCATCATCCATATGCAGCAACTCTGAATGATTCTTTGATGATGTGAACCCCTTACCCTACACAATAATTGGTTAGGAATATTAACAaccaaattttaatattagtttttatatATTCTCTTTAGATGAAAaccatatattataatatatccAAGTTTACCATAGAACCTGCTTGTAGTTGATCATCAATCTTCCTAGAAACAATTTCATTTGGATTCATGTCTCTCACCTACAAATAATAATGATATAGTAAAAACATGActttaataaaacaaacataaattagAAAGGGTAAATTTGAGAGGGAAAAGTGAAATTTCACTCTAACTCCGCTATCTTttgttcatgtgtaattatcttacctataatatataattcatatgtaaaaacaaaattttcattaCTAGATTTTGTGACTAAAGAATTAGAGAAGAATTTCATTTTTCCCAACACTAATTTTCGtcatgaattttattttatttttgtagtaaaaaaataaaacaaactaaATAAAAGCTCATTCTTACCATGAGTTGCAATTACAATTAAGGTTTTAAACTGCAGCTGCAATTACAGTCGCAATTCTTGATATCGTAAAAAATTATggttaaataatataattgatgCAGCCTTAACCGTGAGCACACACATATCAAAAACCATATATATTGCAACCACGATTGCGAtcacaataattttttctttttttaaaccTTGATCATCACAATAAGTCAAGACACAAGAATTTATATAATTACCTTGGG encodes:
- the LOC123922141 gene encoding uncharacterized protein LOC123922141 — its product is MGSSEPKSKTSCCRTCILVTLISWILVALILLVLAFTVFKPQNPIVNLYPIGLKDMQFFDPNVKSVPMHMIISIKNPNYGDFKTKNATGYIHYKHTLLAKVPIGPKFLPARTTTNVSATAGLMSGQLLSNDAFLKDIEDEIFNMTASTTLNGKVYLIRIFKLKAMVDIACEIKLNITSMDTDSLCITNMKV